The following is a genomic window from Proteiniborus sp. DW1.
AAAACATGAAGTATGATATTAATAAGATAACAGGTAAAATAGAATCTATGGAAAAAAACATGAATTTAGTAGAGGCTGCAACTGCACACAATTGGGGAGAAATAGTTAAGCTGAGATCTGGCATATAAATGGCGGTTAGAAACCGTACCTTTGGCTAGGTACGGTTTTATTTTTTCAAAGGATATTATTCCTCTACCTTTGGAGTAGGTATAATGTCAACCATAAGCTTCCCCTCTTGTTCATAAGCTAGGATGGTAACTGCTTTGTTGTTTTTTTCAACTACTAAACCATTGGGCTTAAAATCTCTAGCAGTTGTCCAACCATTCTCATTTAAGTTTTTTTCGTATTCGAATAAGAATGAGTTTAGTGAGCCATTTTCTACTACATAAATAGAAACTTCAACGCTTGTATCCTCAACTGAACTTTCGTAATTTGATTCTAAAACCATATCCTCTCTTATAGGAAAATTTAAAGATTCCACAGATTGCATATTTGATGAACTACACCCAACTAATATTATTATTAGAGAAAATAAGAAAAATAGAAGATAATATTTTTTCAACAACAACACCTCATTATTATATTTTGGTAATATTATTTTCATTAGTGGGGAGATTTATGTAGAAATAGGAATGATGTAATAAAACCATAAGCCCTTCGCAATCTACGAGTTTTAAAGGATTGACGGATAAAAGTATCAGGAGAAATTCTTGTGTTAGAATTCTCCTGTCTTTAAAACTTCAACAAAATTTATCTAAACTTGGTAGCTAAATGTTCTATTTCTTTTTCACTAATTAATTTACCATTGCTCCAATTTCTGATTTCAGCTGCATCAAGGATAGTAGATTGTATTTGTCTGATATTTGACTGGCATTTTAATAGCATTTGTCTAAGTTCTAAACATGAAGATTCCATTATAGTGTTATCATAGGAATGTGATATTTGCCTTTCAGAGTAAATAAGATCAGTCAATAAATCTTTTTCAGTAAGGTGCTTATCTATGTACAAGATAATCCTCTCCTTATTTTTATAACGAATAGGAAAGTTCTGCTTTATAATACTTATAGTCTAGAACTTTCTGTTAATGAGTTTTAATAAAAGTTTCCTTAGCTGATAATGTTTCGATGGAAACTTCTATTTTTTTGCTAAATAATCTTGCATTTTAAGATGTTCTAGTCAAGAACTTAAATAAGATAGTAGCAACCTATAATTATCTTCATGCATCTTTCCTGCATTGTAGCAAATATTTTTTAATTCACTATCAAATATTGTATTGCTGTAGGAAGAGCATTTTTTGGATAAAAGCAACTCTTGATTTAAGAGCTCCTCTAAAAGATGAAGTGTTTTGCAATCAACATCCTTTCCTAATATATTTTTTTCCAATATAACACCTCCACACCTTGATAGCTTAAATTATAGTATAATTATTATGTCAGTTTATTAAAAATATATAGCTTGTAAAATATGTGACTAAAAACAAAAAAATGACTATTGCCAAATATTATATTAAGAAATGTTAATAATATTATGGTACAGATTTTTCTTGACAAGCATGTAATTTTTTGTTAAGTTAAAAGGAAAAACATATATGAAAACTCATATATACCCTAGAATATGGCTAGGGAGTCTCTACCGGATTACCGTAAATTATCCGACTATGAGTGGAATATAATAGCTAGAATAATAGCAAATTCTAGTGATTATTTGACTTTCAAAAAAATGACTGACATAAAATCATGAACTTTTGCTATTGGCTTGTGCTTTTAAGTACACATTTCCACTCTTAAGGAACTGTGTACTTTTATTTTTATTTAATTTTGGCTTTATTTCTTATTTTTTCATAACCTTGTCTCTAATTTTAAATTTTAATTACAATATTAAGTAGGAGGAAATATAATGGAAAAGTTTTTAGGAGAAGGATTAACATTTGATGATGTGCTATTGGTTCCGGCAAAATCAGAAGTGCTTCCTAAGGATGTGCGCACAAGGACAAACCTTACAAAAAGGATTAAACTAAACATACCAATTATGAGTGCAGGGATGGATACAGTAACTGATTCAAGGATGGCAATAGCAATGGCTAGAGAAGGCGGCATAGGAATCATTCATAAAAATATGTCCATAGAAAAGCAGGCATTGGAAGTCGATAGAGTAAAGAGATCAGAGCATGGAGTAATAACAGACCCGTTTTATTTATCACCAGATCATATATTAGCAGATGCACTTGAGCTAATGGAAAGGTATAGAATATCTGGAGTACCAATTGTAGATACAAATATGAAGCTAGTAGGCATAATAACCAATAGGGATATAAGATTTGAAACTGATGCCTCAAAAAAAATATATGATGTAATGACAAAAGATAATCTGATTGTTGCAGAGCCTGACATAACTTTAGAAGAAGCACAAGAAAGGTTGAAGGCACACAAAATAGAAAAGCTTCCTTTAGTAGATGCCAATAATATCCTAGTAGGGCTTATTACTATAAAGGATATCGAAAAGAAAATAGAATTTCCTAATTCTGCGACAGATAAAACTGGTAGACTTTTAGCGGGCGCAGCAGTAGGGGTTACAGGAGATGTACTAGATAGGGTAGCAGCATTAGTAAAGGCTAAGGTTGACGTAGTAGTCGTAGATACAGCTCATGGACATTCAAAGGGAGTTATAGAAACAGTTACCAAGATAAAAAGAGAGTATCCAGATTTACAGATAATTGCAGGAAATGTGGCTACAGGAGAAGCAACAGAAGACCTCATAAAAGCAGGAGCAGATGCAATAAAGGTAGGAATAGGTCCTGGTTCTATATGTACTACAAGAGTAGTTGCAGGGGTTGGAGTACCACAAATTACAGCTATATATAACTGTGCACAGGTTGCAAAAAAATATGGTATACCTATAATAGGAGATGGAGGAATAAAGTATTCAGGAGATATAGTAAAAGCAATAGCAGCAGGTGCTGACGTAGTCATGATTGGTTCAATGATTGCAGGTACGGATGAAAGCCCAGGAGAAATGGAACTTTATGAAGGCAGAAGATTTAAAGTCTATAGAGGTATGGGTTCTCTTGGAGCAATGGCTGCTGGCAGTAAAGATAGATACTTTCAAGAGAATAGTAAAAAGCTTGTACCAGAAGGAATTGAAGGAAGAGTTCCTTATAGAGGGCCACTTAGTGATGTGACTTATCAATTAATAGGGGGACTAAAGGCTGGCATGGGATATTGTGGTGCTGCAACTATTGAAGATTTAAAAGAGAAGGGGCAATTTATTAAAATAACTAATGCCGGATTACTTGAAAGCCACCCGCATGATGTTCAAATCACTAAAGAAGCTCCAAACTATAGTAAGGTTTACTAATAAATATAATTGGAGGAATAAAAATGAATAATAGGATACCAGAAAATTTTGTAGAAGAGTCTATTCAAGAAATAAAGAAGCAAATAGGAGAAAAAAAAGCAATATGTGCATTATCAGGTGGAGTTGATTCATCAGTATGTGCTGTGCTAGTGCATAGGGCTATTGGGAAAAATCTTACCTGTATATTTGTAGATCATGGGCTATTAAGAAAAAATGAAGCAGATCAAGTAGAAGAATTATTTAGAAATAAATTCGATATGAATCTTATAAGAGTAAATGCTCAGGAACGATTTCTAAATAAGCTAAAGGGTGTAACAGATCCTGAGACAAAGAGGAAAATCATAGGAGAAGAATTTATAAGAGTGTTTGAAGAGGAGAAGCAAAAGCTAGGTCAAATTGATTTTCTTGTACAAGGCACTATATATCCGGATATAGTAGAAAGCGGTACTGAAGGAACAGCTGTAGTGAAAAGTCATCATAATGTTGGGGGGCTTCCAGAGGATGTTGACTTTGAGCTAGTAGAGCCTTTAAAAATGCTTTATAAAGAGGGAGTAAGAGAGGTAGGAAGACGCTTAGGCATCCCTGAGGAAGTAGTAAATAGACAACCATTCCCCGGACCTGGATTAGGAGTAAGAGTACTTGGAGAAATAACAGAGGAAAAGCTAAGAATTGTAAGAGAGGCGGACTGGATATTTAGAGAGGAAATCAAAAATGCAGGACTTGAAAATAAAATATGGCAGTATTTTGCAGCCCTACCTAATATAAAAAGTGTAGGCGTAGTAAACGGAGGGAGAACATATTTCCATACAATTGCTTTAAGAGCTGTACATTCAACTGATGGAATGACTTCTGACTGGGCAAGAATACCTTATGAAGTACTTGAAAAGGTATCTAGAAGAATAACTAGCGAAGTGGAAGGAGTAAATAGAGTAGTATATGATATCACTAGCAAACCACCTGCTACGATTGAGTGGGAATAGACGTCAAAATGCCTCTGAACCCAGTAAAATAAAGGGTTTCAGAGGCTTGATTTTATGGCAGTTTAGAAAGTGGGATATGCAGTAGGCGCATGATCTCCTTCTCCGACTCAAGAACTCGTTCTGCAATAAAGTCCATAAAAGGTTGATCATCTTCATGAGCCCGCTCCAGCAAGCTAATATACTCATGTCGCAAGACTGGTGGAATTATGGCCAGCATATAACCGTCCTGAATAAGCGCTGTATTCATAAGCAACCTGGCAACTCTCCCGTTCCCATCTATGAAAGGATGAATAAATACAAACCGCTTATGCAGCTGGGCGGCAAATTCAACCGGATGGTACTTATTACGCTCAGAGCATGCCCACTGGAATAACTTTGTCATTTCCTCTTCTATCTGCTCTACTGAGCATACTTCATATTTTGAGCCGGTTATAAAGACCGGGCGATCGCGGTATTTTCCCGCTGCCCCGACATCAATACCTGTATAAAACATTCGGTGCATTGTAAGGGCGTCTTCTTCGGTTATTTGGTAGCTATTAAGCAATGAAAACATGAAATCATAAGCCTTTGCATGCCCCAGGGCTTCGAATGTATCTCGAAGAGGCTTTCCTCCGACAGTCAGTCCGTCTTCCAGGAGGATCTTTGTTTCACTTAATGTGAGGGTGTTCCCTTCAAGAGCATTGCTGGACCATGTAAGGCCTATCCGGTAGTAGTTTTTAATTTCATGAAGTAAATGGCCTTCAAAGGGACGCTTTTCATCAATGGCCAGCTTGTAGAGGTCGATTTTTTCATATAAAGTCATTGATTAACACCGTCCTCCGTAATTACTTTCCGTGTAGTAATAATGCCGCTTGTTACCTTGCTGCCATTTTCAGCACCACACCAGGGACAATTTATGCTTTCTCGATCTTTTACGCCGGGATATCCTGCGTTTGATATGGTTACAGAGAAGCTTTTTCCACAGGCTGTGCACTTGAATATATCATTATTTGACAATTTGAGAACCTCCTTTTTTAGTATGTGACCTTCTCGCCAGATGGCAGTATAAAAGAGCCTTCGTATTTACAACTGGCAGCTTCGGCAATTTTCTTTAATTCGTCTACAGTGAAAGTTTCCCGCTTCATCTTTTGATTAAATGCCTGTGGACTCCTACCGGACATCCTTCCGAGTTCGGAGACACTTATTCCAAGCTTCACACATAGAATTTTCAGCTGTTCAGACACTGACATATAACCACTCCTTTCAATATTCTCATTATAAACGAATTTATTTAATAAATCAACGATAATATTTCTCTTTTATCGAGAAACGTTAAATAAATTATTGACGCCATAAACAATATCATTTATATTATAAACATAAACGATTAACTCAAAGCCTGCAGCCAGGAGAAAGAGAACTGGCTCAGTAAGGCGATCCAACCACAAACGGCACCTTAACAGGGTGCCATGCCCGCAGAGCCTGCACAATAGACGCTTTATCGTGCGATACAGCGTAAACGGTAGCAATTACATTCAGGTAAACAACTTTAAGAAATACGGGAACCTGCAGCTTTACAGAAGATGCAGTCAAATCCCAGCGCCAGAGTTTCAATAGGTATTTTAATCAGATGTCTGATGTAGTATAATAGCAGAATACAGGGCACTAAGAGAGCACCAGAAATGCACCGGAAAAGCACAGTAATAGCATAGTGCCGGCACGGTGCAAAGTGCTTATTTTCAGGAAAGATTAAAGAGGAGACCGAGAAGGGATTTGCCTTCATATCTGAAGGATACATGCCGGGAGAATGGAAGTTCAAGGTGCTAACAATCGAAGAGTTCAAGCGCAAATATTACAAGCTGGTCGAAGGTGGTCAGGCGCTGGCGAACAAGATAAAAACCACAGAGGACCTCTACCAATGGTATCGGAGGGAGTTCATTATTTAAACTGTAACTAGGCATAAATCGTGGTAGCAAAATGGCAGCAAAAAAATTATAAACTATAAAAATGGCAATAATTTTGATAATATGAATAATAGGAATAACAGAAAACAATAGGAATAACGACGAATAAAACTTTAACAATCGAATGGGAGTAGAGATATAAATTTAAAAGTATTCATATAGCTCATAGAAGCATTATCTCACTTTGACCCCTTAAGAGATTTGCTTCTGTGATGCTAGGGTTAGGCTGTTGATATTAGCTTTGTCAGCAGCCTAACTTTGTATTAAGAATGTATCCTATGTTCAGAATTTAAATAGATTATATTGACATAACACAAAAGTTAATATATTATTAAAATAGGTGGTACGTACCAGTTATAAAATATCTTCGAAGGTGATGGTCATGAAAGTCATAAATAAAGAAAGTAGAATACCATTATATTATCAGCTAATGGATATAATTATCGAAATGATAGAAGAAGGATATTTATCTGAAAATGATCAGTTGCCTTCAGAAAGAGAGCTATGTGAAACTTATAGTGTTAGTAGATCTACAGTGAGACAAGCTATACAAGAACTAGAAAAAGAAGGATATATATACAGGGAGCATGGGAAGGGAACCTTTGTTTCTCCTGAAAAATTTAAGCAAGACTTACTAAGCTTTTATAGCTTTACTGATGAGATGAAAAAGATTGGAAAAACACCTTCTTCTCAGGTTCTTGACTTCAAGGTAATAAAGTGTAGTGACGAACTAGCAAAAAAAATGAACCTAGCTTCAGGTGACGAAGTATACATGTTTACAAGGCTAAGGCTTGCTGATAATGAACCAATGATGCTTGAAACAAGTTATGTGCCTTGTGACAGATTTCCAGGCTTGACAAAGGAACAATTAGAACAAAATGCCATGTATGAAATATTTACTAAAAAATACAATGCAGTCTTTACCTGTGCAGAAGAAATATTTCAATCAGTATTGACTAGAGAAGATGAAGCTGTACTACTTTTATATCGTACTGGATTACCTGCAATGATGATAGAAAGAATAACACATGAAAATGACATGATAATCGAATATACAAAGGGAATTGCAAGAGGAGATAGGTTCAAATATCATGTATTACTAAAGAAATAATTTTTTAACATAACTGGTAATGACAACATGACAACTGTATATCATAATGAGTTGAAGAAGGGTGATTATATGTTTGGACTAAGTGAAGAAAAATGGAAAGCTTTAAATGGGCTAAATACTGCTAGTGAAATATACCAGCAGCCTAAGCTTTGGTTAGAAACCTTGAAAATAATTGAAAGTAATAAGGACAATATAAGCAGATTTATTAATGAAAGATTAGAAAAAGAAAAGATTAGGGTTATATTTACAGGTGCTGGTACATCGGCATATGTAGGAGAAATAGTGGTTCCTTACTTAAATAAAAAAGAAGGTAATACATATGAGTCTATTCCTACGACAGATATAGTTACTAATCCTAAGTCATATTTTAAAAAAGATATTCCCACATTACTAATATCATTTGCTCGCTCTGGAAACAGTCCTGAAAGCGTTGCAGCATATGAATTAGCAAACAAGCTAGTTGACGATATAAGTCATATATTTATTACATGCAATGCAGATGGTAAATTAGCTCAAATATCTAGAGAAAAAGAAAACGTATTCTTACTGCTAATGCCAGATAAATCTAATGATTTAGGATTTGCAATGACTAGTAGTTTTTCTTGTATGACTTTAGCCGCTTCATTAATTTTTGACATGGAGAACTTTGAAGCGAATAAAAAGCAAGTATTAGAAATAGGGTCAATAGCTGAATACATACTAGATAATAAGTATGAAGATTTGAATAAGATACTAGACTATGACAATAAAAGGGTTGTATATCTAGGTTCAGGTAGCTTTTATGGAATAGCAAAAGAAAGTGCATTGAAGTTATTAGAACTAACAAGGGGACAGATTGTTTCACATAATGAAAGTGTTCTAGGTTTTAGACATGGTCCTAAGTCAATAGTAGATGATAATACCTTAATACTGTTATATTGCTCCTTAGATGAATACGCAAAAAAATATGATATAGACTTACTAAATGAAATCTATAATGATGTGGGAGACCACAAGATAATATCAATTTCAAGGGATTATGACGAAAAGATTAAAGAAATATCAGATTACCAGCTATATCTAAGCAAAGATTCTATAGAAATAAACAATGAAGTTTTTATATCATTACTTTATGTATTATATGCGCAGGTTTTTGCTTTACTATACTCAGTAAAAACAGGAGTAGAGCCTGATAATCCTAATCCAAGTGGATTGGTTAATAGGGTTGTAAAGGGCGTAACAATCTATGAT
Proteins encoded in this region:
- a CDS encoding spore coat protein codes for the protein MYIDKHLTEKDLLTDLIYSERQISHSYDNTIMESSCLELRQMLLKCQSNIRQIQSTILDAAEIRNWSNGKLISEKEIEHLATKFR
- the guaB gene encoding IMP dehydrogenase, with the protein product MEKFLGEGLTFDDVLLVPAKSEVLPKDVRTRTNLTKRIKLNIPIMSAGMDTVTDSRMAIAMAREGGIGIIHKNMSIEKQALEVDRVKRSEHGVITDPFYLSPDHILADALELMERYRISGVPIVDTNMKLVGIITNRDIRFETDASKKIYDVMTKDNLIVAEPDITLEEAQERLKAHKIEKLPLVDANNILVGLITIKDIEKKIEFPNSATDKTGRLLAGAAVGVTGDVLDRVAALVKAKVDVVVVDTAHGHSKGVIETVTKIKREYPDLQIIAGNVATGEATEDLIKAGADAIKVGIGPGSICTTRVVAGVGVPQITAIYNCAQVAKKYGIPIIGDGGIKYSGDIVKAIAAGADVVMIGSMIAGTDESPGEMELYEGRRFKVYRGMGSLGAMAAGSKDRYFQENSKKLVPEGIEGRVPYRGPLSDVTYQLIGGLKAGMGYCGAATIEDLKEKGQFIKITNAGLLESHPHDVQITKEAPNYSKVY
- a CDS encoding Fic family protein → MTLYEKIDLYKLAIDEKRPFEGHLLHEIKNYYRIGLTWSSNALEGNTLTLSETKILLEDGLTVGGKPLRDTFEALGHAKAYDFMFSLLNSYQITEEDALTMHRMFYTGIDVGAAGKYRDRPVFITGSKYEVCSVEQIEEEMTKLFQWACSERNKYHPVEFAAQLHKRFVFIHPFIDGNGRVARLLMNTALIQDGYMLAIIPPVLRHEYISLLERAHEDDQPFMDFIAERVLESEKEIMRLLHIPLSKLP
- a CDS encoding zinc ribbon domain-containing protein gives rise to the protein MSNNDIFKCTACGKSFSVTISNAGYPGVKDRESINCPWCGAENGSKVTSGIITTRKVITEDGVNQ
- a CDS encoding helix-turn-helix domain-containing protein, whose translation is MSVSEQLKILCVKLGISVSELGRMSGRSPQAFNQKMKRETFTVDELKKIAEAASCKYEGSFILPSGEKVTY
- a CDS encoding GntR family transcriptional regulator, encoding MKVINKESRIPLYYQLMDIIIEMIEEGYLSENDQLPSERELCETYSVSRSTVRQAIQELEKEGYIYREHGKGTFVSPEKFKQDLLSFYSFTDEMKKIGKTPSSQVLDFKVIKCSDELAKKMNLASGDEVYMFTRLRLADNEPMMLETSYVPCDRFPGLTKEQLEQNAMYEIFTKKYNAVFTCAEEIFQSVLTREDEAVLLLYRTGLPAMMIERITHENDMIIEYTKGIARGDRFKYHVLLKK
- a CDS encoding SIS domain-containing protein, encoding MFGLSEEKWKALNGLNTASEIYQQPKLWLETLKIIESNKDNISRFINERLEKEKIRVIFTGAGTSAYVGEIVVPYLNKKEGNTYESIPTTDIVTNPKSYFKKDIPTLLISFARSGNSPESVAAYELANKLVDDISHIFITCNADGKLAQISREKENVFLLLMPDKSNDLGFAMTSSFSCMTLAASLIFDMENFEANKKQVLEIGSIAEYILDNKYEDLNKILDYDNKRVVYLGSGSFYGIAKESALKLLELTRGQIVSHNESVLGFRHGPKSIVDDNTLILLYCSLDEYAKKYDIDLLNEIYNDVGDHKIISISRDYDEKIKEISDYQLYLSKDSIEINNEVFISLLYVLYAQVFALLYSVKTGVEPDNPNPSGLVNRVVKGVTIYDYIM